Within Phycisphaerales bacterium, the genomic segment GTGGTGGCCCAGGCGCGTCAGGAACATCAGCATCTGCGATGGGGTCGCGTTCTGGGCCTCATCGAGGATGATGATGGCACTATTGAGCGTTCGGCCGCGCATATAAGCAAGCGGAATGACTTCGATGATGTCGTTGACCATGAATCGCTTGAGCTGGTCGAAGGTCATCATGTCATGCATTGCGTCGAAGAGCGGTCGAAGATACGGGTTGACCTTCTGCTGGAGGTCCCCAGGCAGGTAGCCGAGCTTCTCGCCGGCCTCCACCGCGGGGCGCACCAGGACGATTCGCTTGGCATCACCACGTTTGAGCTGGTGGACGGCCAAAGCGACGGCGAGGTAGGTCTTGCCGGTCCCTGCCGGCCCGAGGCAGACAACCAGGTCGTTGGCGAGCATGGCCTGGATGTAGTGCCGCTGCCCGTCGGTTTTGGGGGCGATGGTCACGTCCCGGGAGAAAACGGTGATGACGTTGGGATCGCGGCGTCCTTCACGCTCATCGACCTCGGCCAGGGCGCTCAGGACCGATTCGTCGTCGAGGTCGCTGCGATTCCGCAACAGCTCCTGAAGCCGTTCGAGAACCGCGGCGGCCCGGGCCACTTCCGGCGGTTCACCGAGGATGCGGACGGTGGCGCTGCGGGCCTGTAGCTTGACCCCCAGGGTGTCGCGGATTTGCCGCAGGTGTCGGTCGCCCGGCCCGAAGAGCTCGGCCCGCCGGTGCGGCTGGTGCAGCGTGATGGTCAACTCCATGGCGTGGTAGCGTATTCGCCCTGGGGCTGTTTTGCCAACTTCGGCCCCAGCGCGGTCATGCGAGCGGCCGAGCGGAGACCCCCGCCGCGCTCCAGGCGTGGGGTGGTACTCCGGAGGGTCAGGGTGTTCCGCGCACGTTTTACTTGCGCGCGGTTGAAATGGAGGCGCATCGTCGTACAATCCGGCCGGCCTGCCCGGGCCGCGGTACGGCTGGCGAAGCCGACGCGGGCCGGTTCCAGCGGGAATGGCCGCCACCCGCCGCCAGCGGAAGGAGTAGCGCGTGAGTACGTTGACGAAGGTCATGGTCGTCCTGAACGCGGTTGTCGCGATCGCTCTCAGCAGCTTGGTCATTGCGAGCGCCGCCCGCTGGACCAACACGCAGCAGACGATCGAGCACTACCAGACGCTGTACGCGGCCGAGATGGCCGACAAGCTTGCGCTGCAGGGGAGTATGGCGGCA encodes:
- a CDS encoding PhoH family protein gives rise to the protein MELTITLHQPHRRAELFGPGDRHLRQIRDTLGVKLQARSATVRILGEPPEVARAAAVLERLQELLRNRSDLDDESVLSALAEVDEREGRRDPNVITVFSRDVTIAPKTDGQRHYIQAMLANDLVVCLGPAGTGKTYLAVALAVHQLKRGDAKRIVLVRPAVEAGEKLGYLPGDLQQKVNPYLRPLFDAMHDMMTFDQLKRFMVNDIIEVIPLAYMRGRTLNSAIIILDEAQNATPSQMLMFLTRLGHHSRMIVTGDDSQIDLEPNQPSGLIDAVRRLRGVPGVEILRLTELDIVRHRLVQRIVARYSDRAGGPRLRPADAEAEQLPHPPESEASPVPLPADKP